From Methanosarcina lacustris Z-7289, one genomic window encodes:
- a CDS encoding HEAT repeat domain-containing protein, translating to MDENTKILTKKVARSVFAGNRAAAAKELGKKGDPDAVPILLNALEDSSPKVKTAAAEALGIINDPDTVPGLIKLLDDPESSVKKTAITALGKIGTPEAVSGIVKGLSDSDKFVQKESVKALMIIGSSEAVSGLTKVFGCSDNSLKKISIMALGKIDTYEAACGLIKALEDPDNRIRQQAVETLGKRGNPDVLTNLMEMLTDSRQPVQEAASETLRKIIGASESIPVLVKALDSSDRNVRKASIEALWKAGTPEAVSVLLREIDDEDWYLRSRAADALAEIASPEAALGLVKALDIPDSPVRKIIVNALGKIGTTEAALGLVKALEDPDNSIREAAALGLGKTGKTEAIPGLLKALHDAKIAVQEAAASSLGDIKAKEAVPELLKVLEDPEALIHKAVISALGKIGTPEAVSGIARALENPDASVRKAALKALKKVEKSGSALENVKNLGTSSFEVSE from the coding sequence ATGGATGAAAATACAAAGATTTTGACAAAGAAGGTCGCACGCTCTGTTTTTGCGGGGAACAGAGCAGCTGCTGCAAAAGAGCTTGGGAAAAAGGGGGACCCTGACGCTGTCCCCATTCTGCTTAACGCACTTGAAGACTCCAGCCCAAAGGTAAAAACGGCTGCTGCAGAAGCTCTGGGGATCATTAATGATCCGGATACAGTACCGGGGCTAATAAAACTGCTTGACGACCCTGAAAGTTCTGTCAAAAAGACTGCAATAACTGCCCTGGGGAAAATAGGCACGCCAGAGGCAGTTTCTGGAATTGTTAAAGGGTTAAGTGATTCAGATAAGTTCGTACAGAAAGAGTCGGTAAAAGCTCTGATGATAATTGGGTCATCAGAAGCTGTTTCAGGGCTTACGAAAGTTTTTGGTTGTTCGGATAATTCTCTGAAAAAAATATCAATAATGGCCCTTGGAAAAATAGATACATATGAAGCAGCCTGCGGGCTTATAAAAGCGCTTGAAGATCCGGATAACAGGATAAGGCAGCAAGCTGTTGAAACTCTTGGAAAAAGAGGCAATCCCGATGTCCTTACAAATCTGATGGAAATGCTGACTGATTCAAGACAGCCAGTACAGGAAGCAGCATCAGAAACTCTCCGTAAAATAATCGGTGCGTCAGAATCAATACCCGTTCTTGTAAAGGCACTGGACTCTTCTGACAGAAATGTAAGAAAAGCTTCAATAGAAGCTCTCTGGAAAGCAGGCACACCTGAAGCCGTTTCCGTCCTTTTGAGAGAGATTGATGATGAAGATTGGTATTTGAGAAGCCGGGCTGCGGATGCACTTGCGGAGATCGCGTCTCCTGAAGCCGCTCTGGGCCTTGTTAAAGCCCTTGACATCCCCGACAGCCCTGTAAGGAAAATAATAGTAAACGCACTTGGTAAAATCGGAACGACTGAAGCCGCCCTGGGCCTTGTTAAAGCCCTTGAGGACCCTGACAATTCGATCCGGGAAGCTGCAGCTCTGGGACTTGGAAAGACAGGCAAAACAGAAGCTATTCCAGGGCTTTTGAAAGCTCTCCATGATGCAAAAATTGCTGTGCAGGAAGCTGCTGCTTCATCACTTGGAGATATTAAAGCAAAAGAAGCTGTTCCTGAACTGCTAAAAGTCCTTGAAGACCCTGAAGCTTTGATACATAAAGCTGTAATCTCTGCCCTCGGAAAAATAGGCACGCCTGAAGCCGTTTCAGGCATTGCAAGAGCCCTTGAGAATCCTGACGCTTCCGTAAGAAAAGCTGCATTAAAGGCTCTCAAAAAAGTGGAAAAATCCGGCAGTGCGCTGGAGAATGTAAAAAACCTCGGGACTTCAAGCTTTGAGGTCTCAGAATAA
- a CDS encoding carbonic anhydrase, whose translation MKFNRIFMALLLSLALTLAGSGCVSQGEEAEDSESVDTMVESADSNIRANPVTPWNPETTEPIIDPTAYIHPLASVIGDVTIGAHVMVSPMASVRSDEGMPIFVGNETNIQDGVVLHALETIDEEGGPVEKNQVEVDGKKYAVYVGERVSLAHQSQIHGPAYVGNDTFIGMQALVFKAKIGNNCVLEPTSAAIGVTIPDGRYVPAGTVVTSQDEADRLPEITDDYAYKNTNEAVVYVNVNLAEGYNA comes from the coding sequence ATGAAATTTAACAGGATCTTTATGGCTCTTCTTTTATCCCTTGCACTTACCCTTGCTGGAAGCGGGTGTGTCTCGCAAGGCGAAGAAGCAGAAGATAGCGAAAGTGTGGACACAATGGTTGAAAGCGCGGATTCGAACATCCGGGCAAACCCTGTGACTCCCTGGAATCCCGAAACAACCGAACCGATTATTGACCCGACTGCATATATCCACCCCCTGGCATCAGTAATAGGTGATGTAACAATAGGCGCACATGTAATGGTTTCCCCAATGGCTTCGGTCCGGAGTGACGAAGGAATGCCGATTTTTGTAGGGAACGAGACCAATATCCAGGATGGGGTTGTGCTCCATGCCCTTGAGACAATTGATGAGGAAGGCGGACCTGTGGAAAAGAATCAGGTTGAGGTTGATGGCAAAAAATACGCAGTTTACGTTGGAGAAAGGGTTTCTCTTGCCCACCAGTCCCAGATCCACGGCCCGGCTTATGTGGGAAATGACACATTCATTGGCATGCAGGCCCTCGTTTTCAAGGCTAAGATAGGAAACAACTGTGTGCTTGAACCGACATCAGCAGCAATTGGTGTAACTATCCCTGACGGCAGATACGTCCCTGCAGGTACTGTAGTAACATCTCAGGATGAAGCAGACAGGCTGCCAGAAATTACGGATGACTATGCCTACAAGAACACTAATGAAGCCGTAGTCTATGTAAATGTCAACCTGGCTGAGGGATACAACGCATAA
- a CDS encoding PKD domain-containing protein, translating to MKKLIMLLALVGALSLVSISSAQFTSSQTWGSFGNGTGQFYGMIGVATDTSGNIYVAELDNRVQKFSGNGAYITQFTIPARNIAIDSSGNIYATVNDSIKKFNSAGTLLNTWGSTGTGNGAFNFPIGIALDSSGNIYVSDTENNRIQKLDSSGNYVTSWGTLGSGNGNLKSPAGIAVSGNNVYVADMGNYRIQKFDLNGNYVSSIGSQGTGNTQFNSSIAVANDPSGNIYVADYYNGRVIEYDSNFNYLTQYAGFSYPTALVIANSNLFVLDSGNYRVYKYYDGNNIHANFTSNVTSGYVPLTVQFNDSSENATSVSWDFENDGISDSAERNPIHRFNTSGTYTVTLTASNVNGTDSKSGTITVSGQNEGELQLWAFDASKVSAVPNNIYTASRSSSYISNVSLTYNSTLGSIDSRCWHDDDGDTYFTGAYPTVNENLTFTMGVDSNSEWSYGYMHTSVAYVGVRHVSDGSYEIESYWMSDNGSQLSSSFQIPATSVINNRVTVSIHSYDSNRTNVITAGPVLFVTTPYTTETTRKLPYTNVIQPLIYTECYASGTDGWVNVHLYNIKQSIPRNTITPYARNDIMAFGLDYPNATNNRNGTDFLISRGQSASVYVSGANPGNSADIAYDNSLFASGFKECVHFYPGLASESLEGAKETIDSQIALIKTTYGLTPASWSCHENQDNVTHAIYAYNKYGALYRNGPMGMGFVPNVDTLSTVTWSWWSVSSARGAISPCFTHQTDISPAIPYSIDPALFRTFVTNLNSNGINLVDFSKWYYSSMAQTATTNILQSDANNIKFQLNTSGGYPVNMNIKTVSSPLHLDCNGVLIPFNQTADGVQFMSVGNGTYTLTNTPGPVLPVANFTSNTTGGYVPLTVQFNDSSKNATSVSWDFNGDGVSDSTERTPIHRFNTSGNYTVNLTAINVNGTNSTSGTINVTDKPILPVANFTSNTTGGYAPLTVQFNDSSKNATSVSWDFNGDGVSDSTERTPIHRFNTSGIYTVNLTAININGTNSTSGTINVSENLVFPGYTNPPTDPDHDGLYEDINGNGILDFGDVVGYYDNMNWIQNNANVAFFDYNNNNLIDFSDVVILYDMI from the coding sequence ATGAAGAAATTAATAATGCTATTAGCATTGGTTGGTGCCCTTTCCCTTGTCTCAATTTCCTCTGCTCAATTTACCTCTTCGCAGACCTGGGGTTCATTCGGAAATGGTACCGGGCAATTTTACGGAATGATTGGAGTTGCCACTGACACATCTGGCAATATATATGTAGCTGAGCTTGACAACCGAGTGCAGAAATTCAGCGGAAATGGTGCATATATCACACAATTCACCATACCAGCTAGAAATATCGCAATTGATTCCTCCGGGAATATTTACGCGACTGTGAACGACTCAATCAAGAAATTCAATTCAGCTGGAACTCTGTTAAACACCTGGGGCAGTACTGGAACTGGAAATGGGGCTTTTAACTTCCCTATTGGAATTGCATTAGACTCTTCGGGGAATATATATGTTTCAGATACGGAAAATAATAGGATTCAAAAACTGGACTCTTCTGGAAACTACGTTACGAGCTGGGGTACATTAGGATCGGGTAACGGAAATCTTAAATCGCCAGCTGGAATCGCTGTAAGTGGGAATAATGTATACGTTGCTGATATGGGCAATTATAGGATACAGAAATTTGATTTAAACGGGAATTATGTATCAAGTATAGGTAGCCAGGGAACTGGTAACACTCAATTTAATAGCAGTATAGCAGTCGCGAACGATCCATCTGGAAATATTTATGTAGCTGATTACTACAACGGCAGGGTGATTGAGTATGACAGCAATTTTAATTATTTAACTCAATATGCCGGATTTAGTTACCCGACCGCACTGGTTATAGCGAATAGCAATTTATTCGTTCTTGATTCTGGGAACTATCGAGTGTATAAATATTACGATGGCAATAACATACATGCTAACTTTACCTCCAATGTTACCAGCGGTTATGTTCCTCTTACTGTCCAGTTTAACGACAGTTCTGAAAATGCAACTTCTGTGAGCTGGGACTTTGAAAACGATGGAATTAGTGACTCTGCAGAAAGAAATCCAATTCACAGGTTCAACACTTCAGGAACCTACACAGTTACTCTGACCGCAAGCAATGTAAACGGTACTGATTCAAAGTCAGGTACAATCACTGTTTCAGGACAGAACGAAGGTGAGCTGCAACTCTGGGCATTCGACGCAAGTAAAGTAAGTGCTGTTCCAAACAACATTTACACGGCTAGCAGAAGCAGCTCATATATTTCAAACGTGAGTCTGACGTACAATTCGACATTAGGTTCCATTGACTCTCGATGTTGGCACGATGACGATGGGGACACCTACTTCACAGGCGCGTATCCTACTGTTAATGAAAACCTTACATTTACAATGGGAGTTGATTCCAATTCAGAATGGTCATATGGGTACATGCATACTTCAGTTGCCTACGTCGGTGTCAGACATGTTTCAGATGGTAGTTATGAGATAGAGTCTTACTGGATGAGCGATAACGGCAGCCAGTTGAGCTCTAGTTTCCAGATTCCTGCAACTTCAGTTATCAACAATAGAGTTACAGTCAGTATCCACAGTTACGACTCAAATCGTACTAATGTCATTACGGCTGGACCTGTATTATTCGTCACCACTCCTTATACAACAGAGACAACACGAAAACTACCATATACAAACGTAATTCAGCCTTTGATCTACACAGAATGTTATGCATCAGGCACCGATGGTTGGGTTAATGTCCACCTCTACAACATTAAGCAGTCGATACCGAGAAACACTATCACGCCGTATGCTCGAAACGATATAATGGCATTTGGTCTGGACTACCCGAATGCCACAAATAACCGGAATGGCACAGATTTCTTAATTTCTCGTGGTCAAAGTGCGAGTGTTTACGTTTCTGGAGCTAATCCGGGAAACTCTGCCGATATCGCGTATGATAACAGTCTGTTTGCCAGCGGGTTTAAGGAATGTGTGCACTTTTATCCTGGTCTCGCATCTGAATCTCTTGAGGGTGCCAAAGAAACGATAGATTCACAAATTGCGCTTATAAAAACAACCTATGGTTTGACCCCGGCTTCATGGAGTTGTCATGAGAATCAAGATAATGTAACACATGCCATCTACGCATACAACAAATACGGGGCTCTGTATCGAAATGGTCCGATGGGTATGGGTTTCGTCCCCAATGTAGACACCCTCTCGACTGTAACCTGGTCCTGGTGGTCAGTAAGTTCAGCACGCGGTGCCATTTCTCCATGCTTCACACACCAGACAGATATATCCCCCGCGATTCCATACTCAATAGATCCAGCCCTGTTCAGGACTTTTGTGACCAATCTGAATTCAAATGGTATCAATCTGGTTGATTTCTCAAAGTGGTATTATAGCTCAATGGCACAGACTGCCACCACTAATATTCTGCAATCCGATGCGAATAATATAAAGTTCCAGCTGAACACAAGTGGTGGATATCCGGTCAATATGAATATTAAGACCGTGAGTTCTCCTTTGCACCTGGATTGTAATGGCGTGTTGATACCATTCAACCAAACAGCTGACGGCGTTCAGTTCATGAGTGTTGGTAATGGGACATACACTTTGACAAATACACCTGGACCAGTACTTCCTGTAGCGAATTTCACTTCAAATACAACAGGGGGTTATGTTCCTCTAACTGTCCAGTTTAACGACAGTTCTAAAAATGCAACTTCTGTGAGCTGGGACTTTAATGGAGATGGAGTTAGTGACTCTACCGAAAGAACTCCAATTCACAGGTTCAACACTTCAGGAAATTATACTGTTAATCTGACTGCAATTAATGTAAACGGTACGAATTCAACGTCAGGTACAATCAACGTTACTGATAAACCAATTCTTCCTGTAGCGAACTTCACTTCAAATACAACAGGAGGTTATGCTCCTCTAACTGTCCAGTTTAACGACAGTTCTAAAAATGCAACTTCTGTGAGCTGGGACTTTAATGGAGATGGAGTTAGTGACTCTACCGAAAGAACTCCAATTCACAGGTTCAACACTTCAGGAATTTATACTGTTAATCTGACTGCAATTAATATAAACGGTACGAATTCAACGTCAGGTACAATCAATGTTTCTGAGAATCTAGTTTTCCCTGGTTACACTAATCCACCAACAGATCCTGATCATGATGGCCTCTATGAGGATATCAATGGAAATGGAATACTGGATTTCGGGGATGTTGTAGGATACTACGATAACATGAATTGGATACAAAATAATGCTAATGTTGCTTTTTTCGATTATAATAATAACAATTTAATTGATTTTAGCGATGTTGTAATACTTTATGATATGATTTAA